The proteins below come from a single Halobacillus salinarum genomic window:
- a CDS encoding catalase, whose protein sequence is MSDEHQNKKREQMEKYSTNDEGKMTTNQGQKVSEDEFSLKAGERGPTLMEDFHFREKITHFDHERIPERAVHARGFAAHGVFQPYESMEEYTDAGFLKDPAKETPVFVRFSTVAGSKGSSETVRDVRGFATRFYTDEGNFDLVGNNIPVFFIQDAIKFPDLIHAVKPEPHTGMPQAASAHDTFWDFVANNQESAHMVMWAMSDRAIPRSFRMMEGFGVHTFRLVNAKGEAHFIKFHWKPALGTHSLVWDEAQKLSGKDADFHRGDLIEAIENGDYPEFELGVQIIKEEDEFKFDFDLLDPTKIWPEEEVPVKIIGKMTLNRNVDNVFAENEQVAFHPGNVVKGIDFTNDPLLQGRLFSYTDTQLNRFGSANWHELPINKPVCPFHNNQRDGFMRQTINKGQVSYHNNSLADNKPEPAAEEEGGYVHYQEKIDGHKIRARSDSFKDHFSQATLFWNSMSDVEQDHITNAFSFELGKCQSSSVQQQVVDMLANISLELAQNVAGNIGAREPQSGGSNVTKSSPALSMMNTKFKPNTRKVAVIIDDDFNGEDLMSVVNDLKAEGIQPEFISDKLGVKKAKDAGEAQVDHTFLTADSVLFDAVYVVGGENITKEFFTTANNFINEAYSHYKPIGATHKGVKWLENNRIIGKAGVVTSDDMKEFASQFKDAVAAHRHWDREMVYVEL, encoded by the coding sequence ATGAGTGACGAGCATCAGAATAAGAAGCGAGAGCAGATGGAGAAATATAGTACAAATGACGAAGGCAAAATGACAACGAACCAAGGTCAGAAGGTCTCAGAGGATGAATTTTCTTTAAAAGCAGGTGAACGAGGTCCTACGTTAATGGAGGATTTTCATTTTAGAGAAAAGATTACACACTTCGACCACGAAAGAATTCCGGAACGTGCTGTACATGCGCGGGGTTTTGCAGCTCACGGCGTATTCCAGCCCTATGAATCAATGGAAGAATACACAGATGCCGGTTTCTTAAAAGATCCTGCCAAGGAAACACCAGTATTTGTCCGGTTTTCTACAGTTGCCGGTTCTAAGGGTTCTTCAGAAACTGTCAGGGACGTCCGTGGTTTTGCCACTAGATTCTATACTGATGAGGGGAACTTTGATTTAGTAGGGAACAACATCCCTGTATTTTTTATTCAAGATGCTATTAAATTCCCTGATTTGATCCATGCGGTGAAGCCGGAGCCACATACGGGCATGCCTCAAGCCGCTTCTGCTCACGATACATTCTGGGACTTCGTTGCTAACAATCAGGAATCAGCACATATGGTCATGTGGGCGATGTCCGACCGTGCGATCCCTAGAAGCTTCCGTATGATGGAAGGTTTTGGCGTTCATACATTCCGTTTAGTTAACGCCAAAGGGGAAGCACACTTTATTAAATTCCACTGGAAACCTGCACTTGGAACTCATTCCCTCGTATGGGACGAAGCACAGAAGCTTTCTGGTAAGGACGCTGACTTCCATCGCGGTGATTTAATAGAAGCCATCGAAAATGGCGATTATCCTGAATTTGAACTAGGCGTTCAAATTATAAAGGAAGAAGATGAATTTAAATTCGATTTTGATCTGCTTGATCCGACGAAGATCTGGCCGGAAGAAGAAGTTCCAGTCAAAATCATTGGTAAGATGACGCTGAATCGAAATGTCGATAACGTGTTCGCAGAAAATGAACAAGTGGCATTTCACCCTGGAAATGTTGTAAAAGGGATCGATTTCACTAATGACCCGCTGTTACAGGGACGTCTGTTCTCCTATACAGATACTCAGCTTAACCGATTTGGAAGTGCAAACTGGCATGAACTTCCTATCAATAAACCTGTCTGCCCGTTCCATAACAATCAACGCGACGGCTTCATGCGTCAAACGATTAACAAAGGGCAGGTCAGCTATCACAACAACTCGCTTGCTGATAACAAGCCGGAACCGGCTGCGGAAGAGGAAGGCGGCTATGTTCATTACCAGGAAAAAATTGATGGCCATAAAATCCGTGCCCGCAGTGACAGCTTTAAAGACCATTTCTCTCAAGCTACACTGTTTTGGAACAGTATGAGCGATGTAGAGCAAGACCACATCACAAATGCATTCAGCTTTGAACTTGGAAAATGCCAAAGCTCATCTGTCCAGCAGCAAGTGGTTGATATGCTTGCTAATATCAGCCTGGAGTTAGCCCAAAACGTGGCTGGAAATATTGGAGCAAGAGAACCACAAAGCGGAGGATCTAATGTGACAAAATCCTCTCCAGCTCTAAGTATGATGAATACGAAATTTAAGCCGAACACTCGTAAAGTAGCAGTGATTATCGACGATGACTTTAACGGTGAAGATTTGATGTCTGTCGTGAATGATTTGAAAGCTGAAGGCATCCAGCCGGAATTCATCAGCGATAAGCTTGGCGTGAAGAAAGCGAAAGACGCAGGGGAAGCGCAGGTGGATCATACGTTCTTAACTGCTGATTCCGTTCTCTTCGATGCTGTGTATGTAGTAGGTGGAGAGAACATCACAAAAGAATTCTTCACAACAGCAAATAACTTTATCAATGAAGCTTATTCTCACTATAAACCGATCGGTGCCACCCATAAAGGTGTAAAATGGCTGGAAAACAATCGGATCATTGGTAAAGCTGGAGTGGTGACCAGTGATGATATGAAGGAATTTGCGAGCCAATTTAAAGATGCTGTAGCAGCGCATCGCCATTGGGATCGCGAAATGGTTTATGTAGAACTGTAA
- a CDS encoding cytochrome P450: MVVKVPKDKGIDRTYAIFKDGYQFIQKRVQNHHLDVYETKILGSKTALLSGEEGAKLFYDNERMQRNSAMPPRVLKTLFGEDGVQTLDGDVHRRRKNVFMTLMTPESLKLLHEITLHHWEQALLKWQSEKKVVLFEEMLVLLTKTACEWAGVPLESKETKKRAKDFNKLIEGAAKLGPDHFASRRARKRLEDWAAALIEKCRKGELDSKEGSALHEMAVHRDTHGELLDAHTASVELLNVLRPMVAISRFIVFGASAMRENPEIRKRISNDEHYLRAFTQEVRRYFPFFPFLGAIAVKDFTWQQYPFKKGQLVLLDLYGTNHDPRLYENPEQFTPERFHKQKGGMFDLIPQGGGDYHQGHRCPGEWPTIEVLKASFSFMAEELDFDLPKQDLHYSLREIPSLPKSGFIMKNVRRRVPS, encoded by the coding sequence ATGGTTGTAAAAGTCCCTAAAGATAAAGGTATTGACCGCACTTATGCCATTTTTAAAGATGGTTATCAATTTATTCAGAAGCGGGTTCAAAATCATCATTTGGATGTTTATGAAACAAAAATTCTCGGAAGCAAAACAGCCCTTCTCAGCGGGGAAGAAGGCGCGAAGCTATTTTATGATAATGAACGAATGCAGCGGAATAGCGCAATGCCGCCACGTGTATTAAAAACTCTCTTTGGAGAAGATGGCGTTCAAACACTGGATGGAGATGTACATAGGCGGCGTAAAAACGTATTTATGACCCTCATGACACCAGAATCTTTAAAGCTTCTTCATGAGATTACCCTCCACCATTGGGAACAGGCTCTGCTGAAATGGCAGTCGGAGAAGAAAGTGGTTCTGTTTGAAGAAATGCTTGTGCTGTTAACAAAAACAGCGTGTGAATGGGCTGGAGTCCCTTTAGAAAGTAAAGAAACAAAGAAACGTGCGAAGGATTTTAATAAATTGATCGAAGGAGCGGCAAAACTGGGGCCAGACCATTTCGCAAGCCGTCGTGCAAGGAAACGACTGGAAGATTGGGCAGCAGCATTGATTGAAAAGTGCAGGAAGGGTGAACTGGATTCTAAAGAAGGAAGCGCTCTCCACGAGATGGCTGTGCACCGGGATACTCATGGAGAACTGCTGGACGCTCACACTGCCTCTGTAGAATTATTAAACGTTCTACGTCCGATGGTAGCCATCTCAAGGTTTATTGTATTCGGGGCGTCAGCTATGAGAGAAAATCCTGAAATAAGGAAAAGGATTTCTAACGATGAACACTATTTACGCGCCTTTACTCAGGAAGTGCGACGGTATTTTCCTTTCTTCCCTTTTTTAGGAGCTATAGCAGTTAAAGATTTTACATGGCAGCAATACCCTTTTAAAAAAGGGCAGCTTGTGCTGCTCGATTTATATGGTACGAACCATGACCCGCGTCTTTACGAAAATCCGGAACAATTTACCCCGGAACGTTTTCATAAACAGAAAGGCGGGATGTTCGACTTGATTCCACAAGGCGGTGGTGATTACCACCAAGGACACCGCTGCCCTGGTGAATGGCCGACAATTGAGGTGTTGAAGGCAAGCTTTTCCTTCATGGCTGAGGAGCTGGATTTCGATTTACCTAAACAGGATTTACATTACAGTCTTCGTGAAATCCCTTCTTTGCCCAAAAGCGGGTTTATCATGAAAAATGTCAGGCGAAGAGTACCTTCTTAA
- a CDS encoding Gfo/Idh/MocA family protein → MDQTCRIALVGIAGYGEEYLKELDKENRLDWIQGVVDIYPEKSSYYETLKKLKVPVYSSLDQFFANEKADLTIISTPIHLHAVQAITAMENGSHVLCEKPMTSSLKDAERMREVRDRTGKFTAIGFNWSFSESVTNLKKDIQAGIFGKAVKGKALALWPRNEAYYNRSSWAGKKFSSDGAPIFDSIANNATSHFLHHLLYVLGDTQKHSAKLTHAEVELYRVNPIETFDTCAFRGKTEKNVELLYLASHAVIDQRGPQFEMEFEQASVVYEVGSPMKAVWMSGEEKVYGDPEKEKLHKLEVCIEAVLKDNHEVRCTIESAYSHMLAIQAMHEAVPDVPSLPESLIKVEEESKVSYVEDLFDEFMETYKEWKLPSEMKLSWTWPSQRVDIRQGAYTY, encoded by the coding sequence ATGGATCAAACATGCAGAATTGCTTTAGTCGGAATTGCCGGCTATGGAGAAGAGTATTTAAAAGAACTCGATAAAGAAAACAGGCTTGATTGGATACAAGGGGTAGTGGATATTTATCCCGAGAAAAGCAGCTATTATGAAACGTTAAAAAAGCTTAAGGTTCCCGTTTATTCATCCTTGGACCAGTTTTTTGCCAATGAAAAAGCAGATCTGACCATCATTTCTACTCCGATTCATTTACATGCTGTTCAGGCAATTACAGCTATGGAGAACGGCAGTCATGTCTTATGTGAAAAGCCCATGACCAGCTCGTTAAAGGATGCCGAAAGAATGAGAGAAGTGCGTGATCGCACAGGGAAATTTACAGCAATCGGCTTTAATTGGTCGTTCAGCGAATCCGTAACCAACCTGAAAAAAGATATCCAGGCAGGAATATTCGGTAAAGCGGTTAAAGGAAAGGCTCTTGCTTTATGGCCAAGAAATGAAGCTTATTATAATCGCTCCAGCTGGGCGGGTAAAAAGTTTAGTTCCGATGGTGCACCTATTTTTGATAGTATCGCAAACAACGCGACTTCTCACTTTCTGCATCATTTGCTTTATGTGCTCGGGGATACTCAGAAGCACAGTGCAAAGCTCACCCATGCAGAAGTCGAGCTTTATAGAGTGAATCCTATTGAAACTTTTGATACGTGTGCTTTTCGAGGAAAGACTGAAAAGAATGTTGAATTGCTGTATTTAGCTTCTCATGCAGTTATCGACCAGCGGGGTCCACAGTTTGAGATGGAATTTGAACAGGCATCCGTAGTATATGAAGTCGGAAGTCCCATGAAAGCGGTATGGATGAGTGGGGAAGAAAAAGTGTATGGAGATCCGGAAAAGGAAAAACTTCACAAATTAGAAGTGTGTATAGAAGCAGTGCTGAAAGACAATCATGAGGTGCGTTGTACCATTGAATCAGCTTATTCCCATATGCTTGCGATCCAAGCAATGCATGAGGCTGTTCCTGATGTCCCATCTTTGCCGGAAAGTCTGATTAAAGTAGAAGAAGAATCGAAAGTATCCTATGTAGAGGATTTATTTGATGAATTCATGGAAACTTATAAGGAATGGAAGCTTCCTTCAGAAATGAAATTGAGCTGGACTTGGCCCAGTCAACGGGTGGATATTAGACAAGGCGCTTACACTTATTAA
- a CDS encoding sugar phosphate isomerase/epimerase family protein: MSELVDSKRISLNQITTENWSLQEAIEGCVRNSVPSISIWRHKIREVGLKESKKMVEDSGLAVSSICRGGMFPAKSGSERMERIEDNKRAIEEAAELGTDVLVLVCGPSPHKDIQESRRWVRDGIEALIPYAKEHNVKLGIEPLHPMYAADRSVITTLGEANAMQQSLGSSSVGVIVDVFHVWWDPFLYEEIKRAGGTILGFHVSDWKVPLPDIFKGRSMMGDGVIDIPGIRKAVEDNGYTGPIEVEIINQEIWDQPGDETLKVMKKRFVEHV; the protein is encoded by the coding sequence ATGAGTGAACTAGTAGATAGTAAACGCATCAGTTTAAACCAGATAACGACTGAAAACTGGTCCCTTCAGGAAGCGATTGAAGGGTGTGTGCGTAATTCTGTTCCTTCCATATCGATTTGGCGTCACAAAATCAGAGAAGTGGGCCTGAAGGAAAGTAAAAAGATGGTTGAAGATTCCGGTCTTGCTGTTTCCAGTATTTGCAGAGGAGGAATGTTTCCAGCAAAATCAGGCTCCGAAAGAATGGAGCGGATTGAAGATAATAAACGCGCCATTGAAGAAGCAGCTGAGCTTGGAACTGATGTCCTGGTGCTTGTCTGTGGTCCTTCTCCCCACAAAGATATTCAAGAAAGCAGGCGGTGGGTCAGGGACGGGATTGAAGCACTCATCCCCTATGCAAAAGAGCATAACGTAAAGCTTGGAATTGAACCTCTGCATCCGATGTATGCAGCAGACCGTTCTGTAATCACCACCCTTGGGGAAGCGAACGCTATGCAGCAATCACTCGGCTCTTCCTCAGTCGGCGTCATTGTAGATGTTTTCCACGTTTGGTGGGATCCATTCTTATATGAAGAAATTAAGCGGGCAGGCGGCACGATCTTAGGGTTTCACGTCTCTGATTGGAAAGTTCCGCTTCCAGATATCTTTAAAGGCCGTTCGATGATGGGGGATGGAGTCATTGACATCCCTGGAATTAGAAAAGCCGTCGAGGATAATGGCTATACAGGACCAATTGAAGTAGAGATTATAAACCAGGAGATCTGGGACCAGCCTGGGGATGAGACTTTAAAAGTCATGAAAAAACGTTTTGTCGAACATGTGTAG
- a CDS encoding dihydrodipicolinate synthase family protein: MNPIYLPDKNGTISRYSLVHSTPLAVPSKAKFTSRVAYSAAHVVADPFGSDDPVVNPAVDWESTMKYRHYLWSLGMSVAEAMDTAQRGMGLGWGDAKELITRSAKEAKSVGGDIACGAGTDHLAPHPSVTIEEVIQAYEEQVAHVEASGSKVILMASRALAACAQSPEDYKYVYERILSQVSRPVILHWLGDMFDPNLAGYWGHNHVDQAMDVCLEIISDQSDKVEGIKISLLDEKKEVQMRRRLPEGVRMYTGDDFNYPSLIEGDELGYSHALLGIFDAIAPAASSALQYLDEGKEERFRERLDATVPLARHIFQKPTYAYKTGVVFLAYLNGHQSHFRMIAGAESARSILHFTELFKLADQANVLTDPDLAMQRMKPVLELAGVSQMEVVR; encoded by the coding sequence GTGAATCCTATATATCTACCTGATAAAAATGGAACAATCAGCCGATACTCGCTCGTTCATTCTACGCCATTAGCGGTACCTTCAAAAGCAAAGTTCACTTCACGGGTTGCTTATTCAGCGGCTCATGTCGTGGCTGATCCATTTGGAAGCGATGACCCTGTAGTAAACCCGGCGGTTGATTGGGAGTCTACGATGAAATACCGTCATTACTTATGGTCACTCGGGATGTCTGTTGCCGAAGCAATGGATACTGCCCAGAGGGGAATGGGCCTTGGATGGGGAGATGCGAAGGAACTGATTACTCGTTCCGCCAAAGAGGCAAAAAGTGTAGGAGGAGATATCGCATGCGGGGCTGGAACAGATCACCTTGCTCCACACCCTTCGGTGACGATTGAAGAGGTCATTCAAGCTTATGAGGAGCAGGTTGCGCACGTGGAGGCGTCCGGGAGCAAAGTGATCTTAATGGCCAGCCGTGCTCTTGCTGCATGTGCTCAATCCCCGGAGGATTACAAATATGTGTATGAAAGAATTCTCAGCCAGGTTTCCCGTCCTGTTATACTCCATTGGCTCGGAGATATGTTTGACCCAAACCTTGCTGGATATTGGGGACATAATCATGTAGATCAGGCGATGGACGTTTGCCTGGAAATTATCAGTGATCAGTCAGATAAAGTAGAAGGAATTAAAATTTCCCTGCTGGATGAGAAAAAAGAAGTCCAAATGAGAAGGCGTCTCCCTGAAGGTGTCCGCATGTACACAGGAGATGACTTTAATTATCCTTCTTTAATTGAAGGTGACGAACTTGGTTACAGTCATGCACTATTAGGAATATTTGATGCGATTGCTCCTGCCGCTTCCTCCGCTCTTCAGTACTTAGATGAAGGAAAGGAAGAACGCTTCAGGGAACGTTTGGATGCTACGGTACCACTTGCCCGCCACATTTTCCAAAAGCCGACGTACGCGTATAAAACAGGAGTGGTATTTCTCGCTTACCTGAACGGCCACCAGTCCCATTTCCGAATGATTGCCGGAGCTGAGAGTGCTCGTTCGATTCTTCATTTCACAGAGTTATTTAAGCTTGCGGACCAAGCGAATGTTCTGACAGATCCCGATCTTGCGATGCAGAGAATGAAGCCTGTTTTAGAACTGGCAGGAGTTTCACAAATGGAGGTTGTCAGATGA
- a CDS encoding Gfo/Idh/MocA family protein: protein MSTFKIGIIMNGVTGRMGTRQHLIRSIVAIREQGGVDLGNGDILMPDPVLVGRNEGKLKALSNEFGINRWTTDLTEALADEHNVIYFDSQTTTRREAAIKQAIAANKHIYCEKPTSTSLEGALELARLAQEAGVKNGVVQDKLFLPGVMKLKRLIDSGFFGDILSVRMEFGYWVFEGDWQEGQRPSWNYKKEAGGGIVVDMFPHWRYVLDHLFGSVKALSSLVATHIKERVDEEGNTYQATADDAAYATFELENGVIASVNSSWAVRVDRDDLLTIQVDGTEGSAVAGLRNCKTQHRVNTPKPVWNPDLENTIDFQDQWVEVPDNQLFENAFKIQWEMFLKHVHQNEEFDWDLLEGAKGMQLAELGLQSSNERRWLKVPELKVGGGSRSESYIST, encoded by the coding sequence ATGAGTACTTTTAAAATTGGAATCATTATGAATGGAGTAACAGGAAGGATGGGGACAAGGCAGCACCTGATCCGCTCGATCGTGGCTATCCGTGAGCAAGGGGGCGTTGATCTCGGCAATGGGGACATCCTTATGCCGGATCCTGTGCTGGTAGGAAGAAATGAGGGCAAATTGAAAGCGCTGTCAAATGAGTTTGGGATTAATCGCTGGACTACAGACTTAACGGAAGCTCTCGCTGATGAGCATAATGTGATCTATTTTGATTCTCAAACGACTACACGACGTGAGGCAGCCATCAAACAGGCGATTGCCGCCAATAAACATATCTATTGTGAAAAACCGACGTCCACTTCTTTGGAAGGGGCTTTAGAGCTGGCTCGGTTAGCGCAGGAAGCAGGAGTGAAAAATGGGGTCGTGCAGGATAAATTATTCCTCCCTGGTGTTATGAAACTAAAAAGGTTGATTGATTCTGGCTTTTTCGGTGACATTCTTTCTGTACGCATGGAATTTGGCTATTGGGTGTTCGAAGGTGACTGGCAGGAAGGGCAGCGACCGTCCTGGAACTATAAAAAGGAAGCCGGCGGAGGAATTGTTGTAGATATGTTCCCGCACTGGCGCTATGTTTTAGACCATTTATTTGGTTCCGTAAAGGCTTTGTCCTCTCTTGTTGCTACCCATATAAAAGAAAGAGTTGACGAAGAAGGGAATACTTATCAAGCAACTGCTGATGATGCTGCTTATGCGACTTTTGAGCTGGAAAATGGTGTGATCGCCAGTGTGAATTCTTCCTGGGCTGTCCGGGTGGACCGTGATGATTTACTTACAATCCAAGTGGATGGAACCGAGGGAAGTGCTGTAGCAGGGCTTAGAAATTGTAAAACGCAGCACAGAGTAAACACTCCTAAACCAGTCTGGAACCCAGATTTAGAAAACACGATTGATTTCCAGGATCAGTGGGTGGAAGTTCCGGATAACCAGCTGTTTGAAAATGCTTTTAAAATTCAATGGGAAATGTTTTTGAAGCACGTTCACCAGAATGAGGAGTTTGATTGGGATTTGTTAGAAGGGGCAAAAGGGATGCAGCTGGCTGAGCTTGGCTTACAATCTTCAAACGAAAGACGGTGGCTGAAAGTGCCGGAATTAAAGGTAGGAGGAGGAAGCCGCAGTGAATCCTATATATCTACCTGA
- a CDS encoding AraC family transcriptional regulator, with amino-acid sequence MSDHNNHSSIISLYESQHNEKDRVNSHDHQTHQILYALEGHGTCTLDNKTFGIERDSFIIIPPFTEHSITAQSKMTVLVLEFDACELSEDVQSQLIPEVFQRSVVKKVSMFDSSDLRQLLRKMLYEQSHGDRLWQLALKVYMSELLFTIARAAHDFTQADTNSLRAERLRNYIDSRYFEIKNAEDIADRMGMSKRYIQSIFKEQYELTPMQYLTEVRLGLVKRLLVETEKDIVSICFEAGFESLSTFYRLFKKQVGVPPNMYRQRQKSV; translated from the coding sequence ATGTCCGACCACAACAATCATTCTTCTATCATTTCACTATATGAAAGCCAGCATAATGAGAAAGATCGCGTAAACTCTCATGATCACCAAACTCATCAAATCTTATATGCTTTGGAAGGTCACGGAACTTGCACATTGGATAACAAAACGTTCGGGATTGAACGGGACAGCTTTATCATTATTCCCCCATTTACAGAACACTCTATTACTGCCCAATCGAAAATGACGGTACTCGTTTTAGAGTTTGACGCCTGTGAGTTAAGTGAAGACGTTCAAAGCCAATTAATCCCTGAAGTCTTTCAAAGGTCAGTCGTAAAAAAAGTAAGCATGTTCGATAGCAGTGATTTACGGCAGCTGCTTAGAAAAATGTTGTACGAGCAGTCACACGGTGATAGGTTGTGGCAGCTTGCATTAAAGGTGTACATGTCTGAATTATTGTTTACGATAGCGCGGGCCGCACATGACTTTACACAGGCAGATACGAATTCGCTTCGTGCGGAGAGATTGAGAAACTACATTGACTCCCGTTATTTCGAAATCAAAAATGCTGAAGATATTGCTGATCGGATGGGGATGAGTAAACGCTATATCCAAAGCATTTTCAAAGAACAATATGAGCTGACTCCCATGCAGTATTTAACCGAAGTACGGCTTGGACTTGTGAAGCGGCTGTTAGTAGAAACGGAAAAAGATATTGTTTCCATTTGTTTTGAAGCTGGCTTTGAATCTCTCTCCACGTTTTACCGGTTATTTAAAAAGCAGGTAGGCGTCCCGCCGAATATGTACAGGCAGAGGCAAAAGTCTGTATAA
- the pseH gene encoding UDP-4-amino-4,6-dideoxy-N-acetyl-beta-L-altrosamine N-acetyltransferase, translated as MAQLIDYELITINETYLSLLLKWRNSDHIRAHMYSDHRITMEEHRNWYSKVQTDDTVMVKVCCYQGCPIGVVNINDINRKHERCYWGFYIGDVNAPKGSGTMMGILALDFIFKELKIRKLCAEVIDFNEKSFHYHKKLGFVPEGRFRNHITKNGNEVDVIPMALFADRWEEAKNNLLSRHSSS; from the coding sequence GTGGCTCAATTAATAGATTATGAGCTGATAACTATCAACGAGACTTACCTGTCCCTGCTTTTGAAATGGAGAAACTCAGACCACATACGCGCTCATATGTATAGTGATCATAGGATTACGATGGAAGAACATAGGAATTGGTATAGTAAAGTTCAAACGGATGATACGGTAATGGTGAAAGTCTGCTGTTATCAAGGATGTCCTATTGGAGTGGTAAACATCAATGACATCAACCGGAAGCATGAACGATGCTATTGGGGGTTTTATATCGGTGACGTGAATGCTCCAAAAGGGTCTGGAACGATGATGGGAATTCTTGCCCTGGATTTCATATTTAAAGAATTAAAAATAAGGAAGCTTTGTGCAGAAGTCATCGATTTCAATGAAAAAAGCTTCCATTATCATAAAAAGCTTGGTTTTGTTCCCGAGGGAAGGTTCAGAAATCATATTACTAAAAATGGCAATGAGGTAGACGTCATTCCGATGGCACTATTTGCTGACCGTTGGGAAGAAGCTAAGAACAACCTCTTATCCCGTCATTCATCATCTTAA
- a CDS encoding N-acetylneuraminate synthase family protein: MGNVKIIAEIANAHQGSLKLLKRLVREASKTGADGVKFQWFKYDYLATPDYRHYLDYKQLFIDQFGWSEVIELAKTLGLEVWVDIVDEWGFQLVHQLKNRIDGIKVPSTVIKADILIKAAQLNLPLIIGVGGWYLEEIKELMDQMTPELEGNEVILMDGFQGYPAQKEDTNLKRLEKLKKRFQYKVGFADHIDGTDSLAQELPVYAVFAGAEIIEKHITIDRSRKGIDYFSALETHEFKTMTAKIREAEVLLGNGRITSPQRAYLKDAVRIVANQEILKGEILTLEKISFKRCPAENALMPQDAKRLLPSIAAVDITKNTPIISPNLKPLNIILVVICRLKSTRLKMKALLPINGIPSVTRCLLNCLEVPGIENIVLATSTVEQDDPLEQFTMDGRVKVFRGDPENLVDRIVQAADNYGANVVIRVTGDCPVVSPSLLNYLLNDHLQKGADYTCAKDPTVGTAGDIFTVQALKKLHHSPKPLSYTEYLPFYFMNNPEHFYVNKVGLPEEFVIPDARLTLDEKQDLDMFEALYKGLNVGKRPLLLPEIKDFLTAHPEVVKINSSIALKFRDDQDLVQEINDHTKLDL; encoded by the coding sequence TTGGGGAATGTCAAAATAATTGCGGAAATCGCTAATGCTCATCAGGGCTCTTTGAAGTTGCTTAAGCGCTTGGTAAGGGAAGCTTCCAAGACCGGCGCAGATGGAGTGAAATTTCAATGGTTTAAGTACGATTACTTAGCAACGCCGGATTACAGGCACTATTTGGATTACAAACAATTATTTATTGATCAATTCGGCTGGAGTGAAGTCATAGAACTTGCCAAAACCCTTGGTTTAGAAGTATGGGTTGATATTGTGGATGAATGGGGGTTCCAGCTCGTCCATCAATTAAAGAATAGGATAGATGGGATAAAAGTACCTTCAACGGTAATAAAAGCAGACATTTTAATAAAAGCTGCACAATTAAATCTACCTTTAATCATCGGGGTAGGCGGATGGTATTTAGAGGAAATAAAAGAACTAATGGATCAAATGACCCCGGAATTAGAGGGAAATGAAGTTATTCTGATGGATGGTTTCCAAGGATATCCAGCTCAAAAAGAGGATACTAACCTGAAAAGGCTCGAAAAATTAAAGAAACGCTTCCAATATAAAGTAGGATTCGCCGACCATATAGATGGAACAGATTCTTTGGCGCAGGAGCTTCCCGTGTATGCGGTTTTTGCAGGCGCAGAAATTATCGAAAAACACATAACAATCGATCGCAGTCGTAAAGGAATTGACTATTTCTCTGCTTTGGAGACCCATGAATTTAAAACGATGACCGCAAAGATCAGGGAAGCTGAAGTACTCTTAGGAAATGGGAGAATCACATCCCCTCAACGCGCTTATTTAAAAGATGCAGTTCGAATCGTTGCTAATCAAGAAATTCTTAAAGGAGAAATTCTTACATTAGAAAAGATTTCTTTTAAGAGGTGCCCTGCTGAAAATGCTTTAATGCCTCAAGATGCAAAGCGGCTTCTTCCCTCAATTGCTGCGGTTGATATCACTAAAAACACACCCATCATCTCTCCAAATTTAAAGCCGCTCAACATAATTTTAGTCGTCATTTGCCGGTTAAAATCAACACGTTTAAAAATGAAAGCTCTCCTCCCCATTAACGGAATCCCATCAGTGACTAGATGTCTACTTAATTGTCTGGAAGTGCCGGGGATAGAAAACATTGTCCTTGCTACTTCGACAGTAGAGCAGGATGATCCCCTTGAACAATTCACGATGGATGGAAGGGTAAAAGTTTTTCGTGGTGATCCCGAAAATCTTGTGGATAGAATTGTGCAAGCTGCAGACAATTATGGAGCAAATGTCGTTATTCGCGTTACGGGGGACTGTCCGGTGGTTTCTCCAAGCCTGCTTAACTATTTATTAAACGATCATCTGCAAAAAGGTGCGGATTACACTTGTGCAAAAGATCCTACAGTGGGAACAGCTGGGGATATTTTCACCGTTCAGGCTTTGAAGAAGTTACACCACTCTCCTAAACCTCTGTCGTACACCGAATACCTTCCTTTTTATTTTATGAATAACCCTGAGCATTTTTACGTAAATAAAGTAGGGCTGCCTGAAGAATTTGTTATTCCAGATGCCCGCCTGACCCTTGATGAGAAGCAGGATCTGGATATGTTTGAAGCTCTTTATAAAGGTTTGAATGTCGGGAAGAGGCCGTTACTTCTTCCCGAAATAAAAGACTTTCTCACCGCACATCCAGAGGTAGTAAAAATCAATAGCAGCATTGCCCTTAAGTTTAGGGATGATCAGGATCTCGTTCAAGAAATAAATGACCATACTAAACTTGATTTGTAA